A genome region from Ptiloglossa arizonensis isolate GNS036 chromosome 4, iyPtiAriz1_principal, whole genome shotgun sequence includes the following:
- the LOC143146275 gene encoding uncharacterized protein LOC143146275 isoform X2 codes for MAQVSALTGLSKESVLSTDSQPRSRKRTRSLIGTLPEVKEISDETERKKVGNLATVGVTLGPLTEEEEEGEALKYDKHLTEFERIPNDDSQNASMVWIFIPSVSNLNISFLINFLVLKIRRLLERFLKEDKKYGRFKDNLDKSKEILVTVRRRFLNSINNYFQAKKYLENARDELSKYQKIQFAMENDCKESWVPEVEKGISRDIACREKVVLNLEEEITQAQEEIRELIKEQIEMRSKLKSGFGEYCKTIDFVLLYRDKSMKMLLDPVEKKSSQVTKCKFNQFQRAMMRKFEVRGRTKKV; via the exons ATGGCGCAAGTTAGCGCATTGACAGGATTATCGAAG GAATCTGTGTTATCTACCGATAGTCAGCCTCGGAGTCGGAAGAGAACCAGAAGTTTAATAGGGACCTTACCCGAAGTAAAGGAAATTTCTGACGaaacagagagaaaaaaagttGGAAATTTAG CAACGGTAGGAGTGACGTTAGGACCATTgacagaagaagaggaagaaggagaagcattGAAATACGATAAACATCTAACAGAGTTTGAACGAATACCTAACGATGACAGTCAAAATGCCTCGATGGTTTGGATCTTTATCCCTAGTGTAtcaaatttaaacatttctttccTTATCAATTTCCTCGTGTTGAAGATTCGgcggttactcgagcgtttcttaaagGAGGACAAAAAGTACGGGAGATTTAAAGATAATTTGGATAAAAGCAAGGAGATTCTCGTTACCGTTCGTCGGAGATTCTTGAACTCGATCAATAACTACTTTCAG GCGAAGAAATATTTGGAGAATGCACGCGATGAACTTAGTAAATACCAGAAAATTCAATTCGCCATGGAAAATGACTGTAAAGAAAGTTGGGTTCCGGAAGTCGAGAAAGGCATCAGTCGTGATATTGCGTGTCGCGAAAAAGTTGTATTAAATCTCGAGGAAGAGATTACACAGGCGCAGGAAGAGATCCGTGAATTAATCAAGGAACAAATTGAGATGCGTTCGAAGTTGAAATCTGGTTTCGGGGAATACTGCAAAACAATAGATTTCGTATTGCTTTACAGAGACAAGTCGATGAAAATGTTGCTAGATCCCGTCGAGAAAAAATCCTCACAAGTAACTAAATGCAAGTTCAATCAGTTTCAGCGAGCGATGATGCGCAAGTTTGAG GTAAGAGGAAGGACGAAGAAAGTGTGA
- the LOC143146275 gene encoding uncharacterized protein LOC143146275 isoform X3 — protein MAQVSALTGLSKESVLSTDSQPRSRKRTRSLIGTLPEVKEISDETERKKVGNLATVGVTLGPLTEEEEEGEALKYDKHLTEFERIPNDDSQNASMIRRLLERFLKEDKKYGRFKDNLDKSKEILVTVRRRFLNSINNYFQAKKYLENARDELSKYQKIQFAMENDCKESWVPEVEKGISRDIACREKVVLNLEEEITQAQEEIRELIKEQIEMRSKLKSGFGEYCKTIDFVLLYRDKSMKMLLDPVEKKSSQVTKCKFNQFQRAMMRKFEVNVLSITRHVLLDVQ, from the exons ATGGCGCAAGTTAGCGCATTGACAGGATTATCGAAG GAATCTGTGTTATCTACCGATAGTCAGCCTCGGAGTCGGAAGAGAACCAGAAGTTTAATAGGGACCTTACCCGAAGTAAAGGAAATTTCTGACGaaacagagagaaaaaaagttGGAAATTTAG CAACGGTAGGAGTGACGTTAGGACCATTgacagaagaagaggaagaaggagaagcattGAAATACGATAAACATCTAACAGAGTTTGAACGAATACCTAACGATGACAGTCAAAATGCCTCGATG ATTCGgcggttactcgagcgtttcttaaagGAGGACAAAAAGTACGGGAGATTTAAAGATAATTTGGATAAAAGCAAGGAGATTCTCGTTACCGTTCGTCGGAGATTCTTGAACTCGATCAATAACTACTTTCAG GCGAAGAAATATTTGGAGAATGCACGCGATGAACTTAGTAAATACCAGAAAATTCAATTCGCCATGGAAAATGACTGTAAAGAAAGTTGGGTTCCGGAAGTCGAGAAAGGCATCAGTCGTGATATTGCGTGTCGCGAAAAAGTTGTATTAAATCTCGAGGAAGAGATTACACAGGCGCAGGAAGAGATCCGTGAATTAATCAAGGAACAAATTGAGATGCGTTCGAAGTTGAAATCTGGTTTCGGGGAATACTGCAAAACAATAGATTTCGTATTGCTTTACAGAGACAAGTCGATGAAAATGTTGCTAGATCCCGTCGAGAAAAAATCCTCACAAGTAACTAAATGCAAGTTCAATCAGTTTCAGCGAGCGATGATGCGCAAGTTTGAGGTAAATGTTTTAAGTATAACACGGCATGTATTACTGGATGTACAATAG
- the LOC143146275 gene encoding uncharacterized protein LOC143146275 isoform X1: MAQVSALTGLSKESVLSTDSQPRSRKRTRSLIGTLPEVKEISDETERKKVGNLATVGVTLGPLTEEEEEGEALKYDKHLTEFERIPNDDSQNASMVWIFIPSVSNLNISFLINFLVLKIRRLLERFLKEDKKYGRFKDNLDKSKEILVTVRRRFLNSINNYFQAKKYLENARDELSKYQKIQFAMENDCKESWVPEVEKGISRDIACREKVVLNLEEEITQAQEEIRELIKEQIEMRSKLKSGFGEYCKTIDFVLLYRDKSMKMLLDPVEKKSSQVTKCKFNQFQRAMMRKFEVNVLSITRHVLLDVQ, from the exons ATGGCGCAAGTTAGCGCATTGACAGGATTATCGAAG GAATCTGTGTTATCTACCGATAGTCAGCCTCGGAGTCGGAAGAGAACCAGAAGTTTAATAGGGACCTTACCCGAAGTAAAGGAAATTTCTGACGaaacagagagaaaaaaagttGGAAATTTAG CAACGGTAGGAGTGACGTTAGGACCATTgacagaagaagaggaagaaggagaagcattGAAATACGATAAACATCTAACAGAGTTTGAACGAATACCTAACGATGACAGTCAAAATGCCTCGATGGTTTGGATCTTTATCCCTAGTGTAtcaaatttaaacatttctttccTTATCAATTTCCTCGTGTTGAAGATTCGgcggttactcgagcgtttcttaaagGAGGACAAAAAGTACGGGAGATTTAAAGATAATTTGGATAAAAGCAAGGAGATTCTCGTTACCGTTCGTCGGAGATTCTTGAACTCGATCAATAACTACTTTCAG GCGAAGAAATATTTGGAGAATGCACGCGATGAACTTAGTAAATACCAGAAAATTCAATTCGCCATGGAAAATGACTGTAAAGAAAGTTGGGTTCCGGAAGTCGAGAAAGGCATCAGTCGTGATATTGCGTGTCGCGAAAAAGTTGTATTAAATCTCGAGGAAGAGATTACACAGGCGCAGGAAGAGATCCGTGAATTAATCAAGGAACAAATTGAGATGCGTTCGAAGTTGAAATCTGGTTTCGGGGAATACTGCAAAACAATAGATTTCGTATTGCTTTACAGAGACAAGTCGATGAAAATGTTGCTAGATCCCGTCGAGAAAAAATCCTCACAAGTAACTAAATGCAAGTTCAATCAGTTTCAGCGAGCGATGATGCGCAAGTTTGAGGTAAATGTTTTAAGTATAACACGGCATGTATTACTGGATGTACAATAG
- the LOC143146107 gene encoding uncharacterized protein LOC143146107 — translation MTNYDDVDGCEKNVKIFVRIFPHERACPSCTRMDVERKRIYVRCLQELLPNRIALPRQPSYRCFKTDGIFVDSTQEEVYRVSTEDLVSKILDGVSCVVIGHGQTGSGKSFTITGLQNSWEVYGSGVWRSNPSVVHGDYVPLLKMAGTSSAGKENCSKTVSDISMANLTNSQLEQYLSYIGGKRPIVHRATRSINLLKILGNAFSVSSVIRFISHIRITREDLDITLSTLRFTANIAKLKPVKMKKDVKHRPDLLVLRLQEEIDSLKKELMINDLFLRQETLTNISQSRAKQIERSVLNFLGGTISDFTLFSVSQAEVLLRSIMDLYNRLRHSFCT, via the exons ATGACGAATTACGATGACGTTGATGGTTGTGAGAAGAACGTCAAGATCTTCGTTAGAATCTTTCCACACGAGAGAGCTTGTCCATCGTGCACGAGGATGGATGTTGAGCGCAAG AGAATTTATGTACGATGTTTGCAAGAGTTGCTACCGAATAGAATCGCTTTACCCAGGCAACCATCTTACCGGTGCTTCAAAACTGACGGAATCTTTGTCGACTCTACCCAAGAGGAGGTTTACCGTGTCTCGACGGAAGACCTCGTGTCAAA AATTTTAGACGGCGTGAGCTGTGTGGTGATTGGTCACGGACAAACAGGCTCAGGGAAGAGCTTCACGATCACTGGACTCCAGAACAGTTGGGAGGTATACGGTTCCGGCGTATGGAGATCGAACCCTAGTGTCGTTCACGGTGATTACGTTCCTCTTCTCA AGATGGCTGGTACAAGCTCCGCGGGAAAAGAGAACTGCTCGAAGACGGTGTCGGATATCAGCATGGCGAATTTGACGAATAGTCAACTGGAGCAGTATCTCTCGTACATTGGAGGCAAGAGACCAATCGTCCACAGGGCGACACGTTCCATTAACTTGTTGAAGATCCTGGGGAACGCTTTTTCGGTTTCATCCGTGATACg TTTCATATCCCACATTCGGATCACGAGGGAGGATCTCGACATCACGCTATCGACGTTACGGTTCACTGCAAACATCGCGAAGCTGAAGCCAGTGAAGATGAAGAAAGACGTTAAACATCGACCAGATCTTTTAGTGCTTAGACTTCAGGAGGAGATCGATTCTCTGAAGAAGGAGCTGATGATAAACGATCTGTTTCTCCGTCAGGAAACTCTGACAAATATCTCTCAGTCGCGAGCGAAACAAATTGAACGAAGCGTTCTAAATTTTCTCGGCGGCACGATCTCCGATTTCACGCTGTTTAGTGTGTCTCAAGCCGAAGTGCTGCTAAGGAGTATCATGGATTTATATAACAGGTTGCGTCATTCTTTTTGCACGTAA
- the LOC143146278 gene encoding uncharacterized protein LOC143146278, with protein sequence MFKERSSRNVDSKIQYRLSFVELHGKEARDLLLSETENRIWINDRDPFKDISMASVNTEEEALKKIFEGELRRSIVRGTTYLTSHLSTAVITVHATNISLITSWGVVTTAKVTSYVEFHRLLPQSTVVCSTFPRFTS encoded by the exons ATGTTCAAGGAAAGATCAAGCAGGAACGTAGACAGCAAGATACAGTATCGCCTGAGCTTCGTCGAGCTGCACGGAAAGGAAGCGAGAGACTTACTGCTCTCTGAAACGGAAAACAGGATCTGGATAAACGATCGGGATCCATTTAAG GATATCTCGATGGCTAGCGTGAATACCGAGGAAGAGGCGCTGAAAAAGATTTTCGAAGGAGAGCTCCGAAGATCGATCGTCAGAGGAACAACCTACTTGACGTCTCATTTGTCCACAGCCGTGATCACTGTCCATGCAACCAATATTAGTTTGATTACATCGTGGGGAGTCGTAACGACAGCCAAAGTAACATCTTACGTCGAATTTCATAGGCTGCTTCCCCAATCGACGGTCGTTTGCTCCACGTTTCCCAGATTCACGTCGTAG
- the Bnip3 gene encoding BCL2 interacting protein 3 isoform X1, with protein sequence MSIVKFTSDESLGESWVELSSVPDRVTPLPFGSGGEEYLRLLKEAQRDSTQSSARHSLASSRRDTPRDSPKSPPNSPNTELSTEDELKGVYINYNCNKEPEVLDKTTDWMYEWSSRPDQVPPKDWKFKHPLGMNKRKSYSIRTTKVGKIGLFSKEVLYTLVITNILSVLVGAGLGVWLTRRGSITSSVTIE encoded by the exons ATGTCCATCGTGAAATTTACCTCGGACGAGAGTCTAGGCG AGTCATGGGTGGAACTGAGTTCTGTACCCGACAGGGTAACACCATTACCGTTTGGTAGCGGTGGGGAAGAGTACCTGCGATTACTGAAAGAAGCACAAAGGGATTCCACACAATCGTCCGCCAGGCATTCCTTGGCGTCGTCTCGGCGAGACACACCGAGAGACAG CCCGAAGAGCCCGCCAAACAGCCCCAACACGGAACTCTCGACCGAAGACGAGCTCAAGGGTGTCTATATAAATTACAACTGTAACAAG GAGCCGGAGGTTTTGGATAAAACCACCGACTGGATGTACGAATGGAGCTCCCGTCCGGACCAAGTACCGCCGAA AGACTGGAAATTCAAGCATCCTCTAGGAATGAACAAACGCAAATCCTACAGCATTCGTACCACGAAAGTTGGCAAGATTGGCTTGTTCTCCAAAGAGGTCCTCTACACTCTTGTCATTACGAACATTCTGTCGGTCTTGGTTGGAGCTGGCTTGGG AGTGTGGCTGACCAGGCGAGGATCGATAACGTCCAGTGTGACCATTGAGTGA
- the Bnip3 gene encoding BCL2 interacting protein 3 isoform X2 — protein sequence MSIVKFTSDESLGESWVELSSVPDRVTPLPFGSGGEEYLRLLKEAQRDSTQSSARHSLASSRRDTPRDSPKSPPNSPNTELSTEDELKGVYINYNCNKRLEIQASSRNEQTQILQHSYHESWQDWLVLQRGPLHSCHYEHSVGLGWSWLGSVADQARIDNVQCDH from the exons ATGTCCATCGTGAAATTTACCTCGGACGAGAGTCTAGGCG AGTCATGGGTGGAACTGAGTTCTGTACCCGACAGGGTAACACCATTACCGTTTGGTAGCGGTGGGGAAGAGTACCTGCGATTACTGAAAGAAGCACAAAGGGATTCCACACAATCGTCCGCCAGGCATTCCTTGGCGTCGTCTCGGCGAGACACACCGAGAGACAG CCCGAAGAGCCCGCCAAACAGCCCCAACACGGAACTCTCGACCGAAGACGAGCTCAAGGGTGTCTATATAAATTACAACTGTAACAAG AGACTGGAAATTCAAGCATCCTCTAGGAATGAACAAACGCAAATCCTACAGCATTCGTACCACGAAAGTTGGCAAGATTGGCTTGTTCTCCAAAGAGGTCCTCTACACTCTTGTCATTACGAACATTCTGTCGGTCTTGGTTGGAGCTGGCTTGGG AGTGTGGCTGACCAGGCGAGGATCGATAACGTCCAGTGTGACCATTGA
- the Paip2 gene encoding polyA-binding protein interacting protein 2 has translation MKMKIPTSGCGNDYGHETDIISYMDNNFESEIDVQETEDSDFSEYLWMENEEEFDKEVIQQLMEEELTEECLKAMWEDERQHERNTNSVAWSTATSMPENGAELCQQLNNLKMHDDLAKQSTLNPNAAEFVPAFKSAVTSVSTPPEVTAESS, from the exons ATGAAAATGAAGATTCCAACCAGTGGTTGTGGAAATGATTATGGGCACGAAACTGATATTATCTCCTATATGGACAATAACTTTGAATCTGAAATCGATGTACAAGAAACAGAGGATAGTGATTTTTCGGAGTATCTATGGATGGAAAATGAGGAGGAGTTTGATAAAGAG GTGATCCAACAGTTAATGGAGGAAGAGCTGACAGAGGAATGTTTAAAAGCAATGTGGGAAGATGAAAGGCAACacgaaagaaatacaaattctgttGCTTGGTCTACTGCTACAAGCATGCCTGAAAATGGTGCTGAACTTTGTCAGCAACTTAATAACCTAAAAATGCACGATGACCTTGCTAAACAG AGTACATTAAATCCAAATGCTGCTGAATTTGTTCCAGCATTTAAGTCAGCAGTAACATCTGTAAGTACACCGCCAGAAGTTACTGCCGAATCATCATAG